The Chitinophagales bacterium genome contains a region encoding:
- a CDS encoding ABC transporter ATP-binding protein, giving the protein MLKKFINKVIDITLLRRILRLASPYKKQFYVAVTIAVLMASLSPLNPYLIQITIDKYIINGNWNKLLMMTGILFGILTIQAILTYNFTFTTNWLGQSIVRDLRSKVYDHLLHLNLGFFDRTPLGTATTRTINDVEAINDIFAEGVITILSDLLTIVAVLGMMFYLSWQLTFVCLSVLPILFVAAYIFKEGIRKSFTEVRNQVARLNGFLQEHISGMSVVQIFNAESREIKKFELINRDHRDANIRSIWYYSIFFPVVEIISSMALGLLVWYGAYEVLKDKTTVGVMISFILYINLLFRPIRMLADKFNTLQMGMVASERVFKLLDHRDKMVNTGAKIAEHIHGDLEFDKVWFAYTEENFVLKNVSFDMEAGQTLAIVGATGAGKTSIISILNRLYEIQKGAIFLDGVNLKEYDLLSLRSKIAVVLQDVFLFSGSVMDNITLRNPGISEEQVRHAARLCGIDQWIERLPDKYHFNVMERGATLSIGQRQLISFVRALVFNPKILILDEATSSIDTESELLIQNAIEKLIEGRTSIIIAHRLSTIQHADKILVLDKGEVKEMGTHEELLARDGHYKNLYELQFKKKEVTV; this is encoded by the coding sequence ATTCTGAAAAAGTTTATTAATAAGGTAATTGATATAACGCTGCTTCGCAGGATTCTGCGGCTTGCATCTCCTTATAAAAAACAGTTCTACGTGGCCGTTACTATTGCGGTACTTATGGCTTCCCTTTCTCCGTTAAACCCTTATCTGATCCAGATTACCATAGATAAATATATTATCAATGGTAATTGGAACAAGCTTCTGATGATGACAGGTATTTTATTTGGCATTCTTACTATACAGGCAATTCTTACCTATAATTTCACTTTTACTACCAATTGGTTGGGACAATCCATTGTTCGGGATCTCAGATCAAAAGTTTACGACCATTTACTACATCTGAACCTTGGTTTTTTTGACCGTACACCTTTAGGTACCGCTACCACTCGCACTATTAATGATGTAGAGGCAATCAACGACATATTTGCTGAAGGAGTAATAACCATTTTAAGTGATTTATTAACCATCGTCGCCGTGTTGGGAATGATGTTTTATTTATCATGGCAGCTCACCTTTGTTTGTCTTTCCGTATTGCCGATCCTTTTCGTGGCAGCATATATTTTCAAAGAAGGTATTCGAAAGTCTTTTACTGAAGTAAGGAATCAGGTGGCGCGGCTGAATGGGTTTTTACAGGAGCATATATCAGGAATGAGCGTGGTGCAAATATTTAATGCTGAAAGCCGCGAAATAAAAAAGTTTGAGCTTATCAATCGCGATCACCGCGATGCAAATATCCGGTCTATCTGGTATTATTCTATATTTTTTCCGGTAGTGGAAATAATCTCATCTATGGCCCTTGGCTTACTGGTTTGGTACGGTGCATACGAGGTGCTTAAAGATAAGACTACAGTAGGCGTAATGATTTCTTTTATCTTGTATATCAATTTACTTTTTCGCCCTATTCGAATGCTTGCAGATAAGTTCAATACGTTGCAAATGGGTATGGTTGCCAGTGAGCGGGTATTCAAGCTTCTTGATCACCGCGATAAAATGGTTAATACAGGTGCAAAAATAGCAGAGCACATTCACGGTGACCTTGAATTCGACAAAGTTTGGTTTGCTTATACCGAGGAAAATTTTGTTTTAAAAAATGTATCGTTTGATATGGAAGCGGGCCAGACACTTGCGATAGTGGGAGCAACCGGGGCAGGAAAAACTTCTATTATCAGCATATTAAACCGTCTTTATGAAATTCAGAAAGGAGCTATTTTTTTGGATGGAGTGAATCTGAAGGAATATGATTTGCTATCACTTCGCAGCAAAATAGCGGTAGTCCTGCAGGATGTATTTCTTTTCTCTGGTTCGGTAATGGATAATATTACTCTTAGAAATCCCGGCATTTCGGAAGAACAGGTGCGACATGCTGCAAGGCTCTGCGGCATAGATCAGTGGATAGAAAGGCTTCCTGATAAATATCATTTCAACGTGATGGAGCGCGGCGCAACGCTTTCCATTGGACAGAGACAATTAATTTCTTTTGTCCGTGCCCTGGTGTTTAATCCTAAGATTCTTATTCTGGATGAAGCCACTTCTTCCATAGATACGGAATCTGAACTGTTAATTCAAAATGCAATTGAGAAACTGATTGAAGGAAGAACGTCTATTATCATAGCTCATCGCCTCTCCACCATTCAGCATGCAGACAAGATACTGGTATTGGATAAAGGTGAAGTAAAAGAGATGGGAACCCATGAAGAACTGCTTGCCCGCGACGGACATTATAAAAATTTATATGAGCTCCAGTTTAAGAAAAAGGAAGTTACGGTGTAG
- the rsgA gene encoding ribosome small subunit-dependent GTPase A: MRGRVIKSTGSWYHVRLDDGTVVSARTKGKLRLIDRRTTNPVNIGDLVMIESGEEDSQITEVLPRTNYIIRQSSRNRTAEHILAANLDQAMLIATIILPRTSTGFIDRFLVTATAYHVPAVIVFNKTDLYSEEEFSVLHEWQKIYESAGYKVIHVSAEKEENISAVREILQSKITLVAGHSGVGKSTLINKIDPRLNLKIDGLARYNDKGKHTTTFAEMLELPFGGFIIDTPGIKEFGILDIEEAEVSHYFPEMEKQLHSCRFHNCLHIDEPDCAVKDAVSQGEIAESRYINYLSIIHELKTDEKIYD; this comes from the coding sequence ATGCGGGGCCGCGTTATTAAATCGACGGGAAGCTGGTACCATGTACGGCTGGATGACGGAACGGTAGTTTCAGCACGCACGAAGGGTAAATTACGCCTGATAGACAGGCGCACTACAAATCCGGTTAATATCGGAGACCTGGTTATGATAGAATCGGGAGAGGAAGATTCACAGATTACCGAAGTGCTGCCGCGTACAAATTATATTATCCGTCAGTCATCGCGCAACAGAACAGCAGAGCATATACTGGCTGCAAACCTTGATCAGGCAATGCTTATTGCTACTATCATTCTTCCAAGGACATCCACAGGTTTTATTGACCGGTTTTTAGTTACCGCCACAGCATATCATGTGCCTGCTGTTATTGTTTTCAATAAAACAGATTTATATAGTGAAGAAGAATTTAGTGTGTTGCATGAATGGCAAAAAATATATGAATCTGCAGGCTATAAAGTGATCCATGTTTCCGCTGAAAAAGAGGAAAACATCAGTGCGGTAAGAGAAATTTTACAAAGTAAAATCACTTTGGTCGCCGGTCATTCCGGAGTGGGCAAATCAACACTTATCAATAAAATTGATCCCCGGCTAAATTTAAAAATTGACGGACTGGCTCGCTATAATGATAAAGGCAAACATACTACCACCTTTGCGGAAATGCTGGAATTACCATTCGGCGGATTCATTATAGACACTCCTGGTATTAAAGAATTTGGAATTCTGGATATTGAAGAAGCAGAAGTCTCACACTATTTTCCTGAGATGGAAAAGCAGCTTCATAGTTGCCGGTTTCACAATTGCCTGCATATAGATGAGCCGGATTGTGCGGTAAAGGACGCAGTTAGTCAGGGTGAGATTGCTGAATCGCGATACATCAATTATTTATCTATTATCCATGAATTAAAAACGGATGAGAAGATCTATGATTAA